A genomic stretch from Sphingomonas faeni includes:
- a CDS encoding 3-hydroxyacyl-CoA dehydrogenase NAD-binding domain-containing protein — translation MQTIGVIGAGQMGAGIAQVSAQAGYRVLLADVSLDAASKGKAGIAKALARLVEKEKIGTDARDAVLALIEPVASVADMGECAIVVEAATEREAVKRAIFTEVGKVLGPDAILASNTSSIPITRLAQAAPDPARFMGVHFFNPVPVMRPIELIRGLATSDATVAAVEAFAEKLGKQVVHANDAPGFIVNRVLMPMINEACFALGEGVASVRDIDLACQLGLNHPMGPLTLADFIGLDTCLEITRVLFEGTGDPKFRPAPVLVKYVEAGWFGRKTKRGFYDYSGAEPVPTR, via the coding sequence ATGCAGACGATCGGCGTGATTGGTGCGGGGCAGATGGGCGCGGGGATCGCGCAGGTGTCGGCGCAGGCAGGATACCGTGTGCTGTTGGCGGACGTGTCGCTGGACGCTGCGAGCAAGGGCAAGGCGGGGATTGCCAAGGCACTGGCGCGGCTGGTCGAGAAGGAAAAGATCGGCACGGACGCGCGCGATGCGGTGCTGGCGCTGATCGAGCCCGTCGCTAGCGTGGCGGACATGGGCGAGTGTGCGATCGTCGTCGAGGCGGCGACGGAGCGCGAAGCGGTAAAGCGCGCGATCTTCACCGAGGTCGGCAAGGTGCTGGGACCGGACGCGATCCTGGCGTCGAACACGTCGTCGATCCCGATCACGCGGCTGGCGCAGGCGGCGCCCGATCCGGCACGGTTCATGGGCGTGCATTTCTTTAACCCGGTGCCGGTGATGCGGCCGATCGAGTTGATCCGGGGGCTGGCGACGTCGGACGCTACGGTAGCGGCGGTTGAGGCGTTTGCGGAAAAGCTCGGCAAGCAGGTGGTGCATGCGAACGACGCGCCGGGCTTCATCGTCAACCGCGTGCTGATGCCGATGATTAACGAGGCATGCTTCGCGCTGGGCGAAGGCGTGGCGAGCGTGCGCGATATCGACCTGGCGTGCCAGTTGGGGCTGAACCATCCGATGGGGCCGCTGACGCTGGCGGATTTCATCGGGCTCGACACGTGCCTGGAGATCACGCGCGTGCTGTTCGAGGGGACGGGTGATCCGAAGTTCCGGCCGGCGCCGGTGCTGGTGAAGTATGTCGAGGCTGGCTGGTTCGGGCGTAAGACCAAGCGCGGCTTCTATGATTATTCGGGCGCGGAGCCCGTGCCAACTCGGTGA